Proteins co-encoded in one Crateriforma spongiae genomic window:
- a CDS encoding sodium:solute symporter family protein: protein MSAIDIAVLLTYFAVMIAIGAWASRRVRDQEGYFMGGRGFGKLLQTFAAFGAGTGAHEPVTVGRTGWTSGLSGVWSAMMWLFVTPVYWITAVWYRRMRHLTLGDWFVERYDSKLLGAAYTLFAIVFYMFYLSTMLSAVAKFSIPLIGTETIFGLPAAMVLIPSISVVVILYGVLGGLTAAYWTDLLQGIFIILLSVLLIPYGLWQLAERFGGDAPVTLQTGFEILHRRVSADYFQLFAGPSSGEFPIHYILSLTVLSLVGIVVQPHFIATGGGSAKSEMEARVGLVAGNFLKRLCTVGWAMTALIALALLADQVEIAQDPDRVWGVAAREILGPLKFGLVGLMLACLLAAMMSSADTYMIVTSGLVVRNWYAAYVDQDADESRYLLVGRLAGLIMLIGAASIAMTMSDVFGQFKMAIELPILFAAPFWVGMYWRRPGKAAVWGTVAFSTLVFFVLPLLLPAVLPSLRTNESLLAATRRVTTTVIRPATESDVAKRQAWDAAAEQIRSQGAEADATQIESQLSHLGPAPPVAVLGEDITVTRQRGGRSVYWRGGFESPETLQWQVVDQQTSEGRSTVTERRTAGGRGAGALDLDLWLYEWIGLDLSGASDAFLQTLRLPGRVLMPFMVLMVLSLFTPRPPEPQTSRYFAKMNTPVDPDPLADAQRLAAAYSDPDATGGNKLFPGSQWEFVRPSKIDVLGFVASVGICVLVISLLVWLAGLGS from the coding sequence ATGAGTGCCATTGATATTGCCGTTTTGTTGACCTATTTCGCCGTCATGATCGCCATCGGTGCCTGGGCGTCGCGCCGCGTGCGCGATCAAGAAGGCTATTTCATGGGGGGCCGCGGTTTCGGCAAATTGTTGCAGACCTTTGCCGCCTTTGGTGCCGGAACCGGAGCACACGAACCGGTCACCGTCGGCCGAACCGGTTGGACCAGCGGGTTGTCCGGCGTGTGGTCGGCAATGATGTGGTTGTTCGTCACGCCGGTGTACTGGATCACGGCTGTTTGGTACCGCCGCATGCGTCACCTGACCTTGGGGGACTGGTTTGTCGAACGATACGATTCGAAACTGCTGGGTGCTGCCTACACCTTGTTCGCCATCGTGTTCTACATGTTTTATCTGTCGACAATGCTGTCGGCGGTGGCCAAGTTTTCAATCCCGCTGATCGGAACGGAAACAATTTTCGGCTTGCCAGCCGCGATGGTGTTGATCCCGTCGATATCCGTGGTGGTCATTTTGTACGGCGTTCTTGGCGGACTGACGGCGGCTTACTGGACCGACTTGTTGCAGGGGATTTTTATCATTCTGTTGTCCGTCCTGTTGATCCCGTATGGGTTGTGGCAATTGGCCGAGCGTTTCGGTGGTGACGCACCGGTGACTTTGCAGACGGGTTTCGAGATTTTGCATCGTCGCGTCTCGGCGGACTATTTCCAGTTGTTCGCGGGGCCGTCCAGCGGTGAATTTCCGATTCACTACATTTTGTCACTGACGGTTCTTTCACTGGTCGGCATCGTCGTTCAGCCACACTTTATCGCAACCGGTGGCGGGTCGGCCAAAAGTGAAATGGAAGCCCGGGTGGGATTGGTTGCGGGTAACTTTCTAAAGCGGCTTTGCACCGTCGGTTGGGCGATGACGGCACTGATCGCGTTGGCGTTGTTGGCCGATCAGGTGGAGATCGCACAGGACCCCGATCGCGTCTGGGGTGTCGCGGCACGAGAAATTTTGGGGCCTTTGAAATTCGGTCTGGTGGGGCTGATGCTGGCGTGTCTGTTGGCCGCGATGATGAGTTCGGCTGACACCTATATGATCGTCACGTCCGGATTGGTTGTGCGAAACTGGTACGCCGCCTACGTCGACCAAGATGCGGATGAATCGAGGTATCTGTTGGTCGGCCGACTGGCGGGATTGATCATGTTGATCGGCGCTGCGTCGATCGCGATGACGATGTCCGACGTGTTCGGACAATTCAAGATGGCGATCGAGTTGCCGATTTTGTTTGCCGCACCGTTTTGGGTCGGCATGTATTGGCGACGTCCGGGAAAGGCCGCCGTCTGGGGCACCGTGGCGTTTTCAACATTGGTGTTCTTTGTTCTGCCCTTGTTGTTGCCCGCAGTGTTGCCGTCGCTTCGGACCAACGAATCCCTGCTGGCCGCGACACGGCGGGTCACGACGACCGTTATCCGACCGGCGACCGAATCCGACGTCGCCAAACGTCAAGCGTGGGATGCCGCCGCCGAGCAAATCCGGTCACAGGGTGCCGAAGCGGACGCGACCCAAATCGAAAGCCAGTTGTCGCATTTAGGTCCCGCTCCGCCAGTGGCCGTGTTGGGCGAAGACATCACCGTGACACGGCAACGGGGCGGTCGTTCGGTGTACTGGCGAGGCGGGTTTGAATCGCCCGAGACGTTGCAATGGCAGGTGGTCGATCAACAAACGAGCGAAGGTAGGTCGACCGTCACCGAACGACGCACCGCTGGCGGTCGGGGTGCCGGCGCGTTGGATTTGGATCTTTGGCTTTACGAATGGATCGGATTGGATTTGTCCGGTGCCAGTGATGCCTTTTTGCAGACGCTACGCTTGCCGGGCCGAGTGTTGATGCCGTTCATGGTTTTGATGGTCTTGTCCTTGTTCACCCCTCGACCACCCGAACCGCAAACTTCGCGATACTTTGCCAAGATGAACACACCGGTGGATCCCGATCCGCTGGCCGATGCACAGCGGTTGGCCGCCGCATATTCGGATCCCGATGCAACGGGTGGGAACAAGCTGTTCCCGGGATCCCAGTGGGAATTCGTTCGTCCAAGCAAAATCGACGTATTGGGATTCGTCGCGTCGGTGGGAATCTGCGTTTTGGTGATCTCGTTGTTGGTTTGGCTGGCCGGGCTGGGCAGCTAA
- a CDS encoding endonuclease/exonuclease/phosphatase family protein — protein MNDPSNATRTRKAAPVQSEVPNRWARALQWIAGRTSVLLVLAVLMTLAGYAGRWHWFADAMNHTRFHLMVGALVALAVFAAVRWWRWAVFAGVCFVANFWTVWPVQWVMPVQWVMPERQADAEGPEVRVLFWNVHASTDRWEQIRAVIDQADADVIALIELNHALVPALQPLRQSHPYYQELSRSGAFGLGVYSRHPVHWVKTGGDPAEIRGTINAGQAELDIWAVHTLPPMGTANLAERNGQLRSVASELAGDVRERRGVVVGGDFNITPWAREFRTLVQRSGCRDSRDSRGYQATWPRSLGPLGIPIDHVLVSPGVQIIDRMVIAGDVSDHRAVLVRLRPVGGR, from the coding sequence GTGAATGATCCATCAAACGCTACGCGAACGCGTAAAGCAGCTCCGGTGCAATCGGAAGTGCCGAATCGGTGGGCGCGTGCGTTACAATGGATCGCCGGACGAACCAGCGTCTTGCTGGTGTTGGCGGTGCTGATGACTTTGGCCGGATATGCCGGACGGTGGCACTGGTTTGCCGACGCAATGAATCACACACGCTTTCACTTGATGGTGGGGGCATTGGTGGCCTTGGCGGTTTTCGCCGCGGTGCGATGGTGGCGGTGGGCGGTATTCGCCGGTGTCTGCTTTGTCGCCAATTTTTGGACGGTCTGGCCGGTGCAGTGGGTGATGCCGGTGCAGTGGGTGATGCCGGAGCGGCAGGCTGATGCTGAGGGCCCCGAGGTCCGTGTGTTGTTTTGGAATGTGCACGCCAGCACTGATCGGTGGGAACAAATCCGGGCGGTGATTGATCAGGCCGACGCGGATGTCATCGCGTTGATCGAATTGAATCATGCGTTGGTTCCGGCACTGCAACCCCTGCGGCAATCACACCCGTACTACCAGGAACTGTCGCGGTCGGGGGCATTCGGACTGGGCGTTTACAGTCGTCATCCGGTTCATTGGGTCAAGACGGGTGGGGATCCGGCAGAAATCCGCGGCACCATCAACGCCGGTCAGGCTGAACTTGATATATGGGCGGTTCACACGCTTCCCCCCATGGGGACTGCAAACTTGGCCGAACGCAATGGGCAGTTACGGAGTGTTGCATCGGAGCTTGCGGGTGACGTTCGTGAACGCCGCGGTGTGGTCGTCGGCGGTGACTTCAATATTACGCCTTGGGCTCGTGAGTTTCGAACGCTGGTTCAGCGTTCAGGTTGTCGCGATTCCCGTGATTCGCGTGGGTACCAGGCGACTTGGCCACGATCTTTGGGGCCGCTTGGCATCCCGATTGATCACGTTTTGGTCAGCCCCGGTGTTCAAATCATTGATCGCATGGTGATCGCAGGTGATGTGTCGGACCACCGTGCCGTCTTGGTTCGGTTGCGTCCGGTGGGCGGTCGCTGA
- the ald gene encoding alanine dehydrogenase → MIVGVPTEVKKDEYRVAMLPVGAEELIADGHRVVVQTGAGLGSGLADHDYLKAGAEIVATADDVFAVADLIVKVKEPQPEEYPRIRKGQWLFTYFHFAASRELTEAMVQSGATCLAYETLRDPSGRLPLLTPMSEVAGRMSVQQGAKYLERPQLGRGILLGGVPGVPPAHITVLGGGVVGANAAKIAAGFRADVAILDVNLDRLRYLDDTMPPNVNVLYSDRHTVLEQLARADLVIGSVLIPGAKAPQLVRKDDLRLMKSGSVVIDVAIDQGGCIETSRPTTHSEPTFVVDEVVHYCVTNMPGAVGRTSTFALCNATLPWVRRIADADQTTLVQDASIRSALNIHDYGVTNEPVARAFDMEYCSE, encoded by the coding sequence ATGATCGTTGGCGTACCCACGGAAGTAAAAAAGGATGAGTATCGCGTTGCAATGCTGCCGGTCGGTGCGGAGGAATTGATCGCCGATGGGCATCGCGTGGTCGTCCAGACCGGGGCGGGATTGGGGTCCGGGTTGGCAGATCATGACTACCTGAAAGCTGGTGCCGAGATCGTTGCCACGGCCGACGACGTGTTTGCGGTCGCCGATTTGATCGTCAAAGTCAAAGAACCCCAGCCCGAAGAATACCCACGCATTCGCAAGGGCCAGTGGCTGTTTACCTACTTTCATTTTGCCGCCAGCCGCGAATTGACCGAAGCGATGGTGCAGTCCGGCGCGACCTGTTTGGCCTACGAGACATTGCGCGATCCCTCCGGGCGGCTGCCGTTGTTGACGCCGATGAGCGAAGTGGCCGGACGGATGAGTGTTCAACAGGGGGCGAAGTACCTGGAGCGTCCTCAATTGGGACGCGGCATTTTGCTGGGCGGTGTTCCCGGCGTTCCGCCGGCGCATATCACCGTTTTGGGCGGCGGCGTGGTCGGTGCGAATGCGGCGAAGATTGCCGCTGGCTTTCGGGCCGATGTGGCCATTCTGGATGTGAACCTGGATCGGCTTCGCTACCTGGACGATACGATGCCGCCTAACGTCAACGTGCTGTACAGCGACCGACACACGGTATTGGAACAACTGGCTCGCGCCGACTTGGTCATTGGCTCGGTGTTAATCCCCGGTGCGAAAGCGCCCCAACTGGTTCGCAAGGACGATCTGCGTTTGATGAAATCGGGCAGCGTCGTGATTGACGTGGCAATCGACCAGGGCGGCTGCATTGAAACCAGCCGACCGACCACCCACAGTGAACCGACGTTCGTTGTCGATGAAGTGGTCCATTACTGTGTGACCAACATGCCAGGTGCGGTCGGCCGGACCAGCACGTTCGCCCTGTGCAATGCAACACTGCCCTGGGTGCGACGGATTGCCGATGCGGACCAGACGACCCTTGTGCAGGATGCATCGATTCGGTCCGCACTGAATATTCACGATTACGGTGTCACCAATGAACCCGTGGCGCGTGCGTTTGACATGGAATACTGCAGTGAATGA
- a CDS encoding ABC transporter ATP-binding protein, protein MPVQPSRKRFAEYRDQIRQRYKSGAAVPSHPHRPDRSAKKLGERERKFAELFGEFIRLTRGHRSSIVGALVLLTIGIALRLLPPLGTKLAIDSALTNPPQPLPSWLADSIPSWVNNDGVPVDRLGLLIGVAVAVTVITMVATVVHLTSRWMATKAVNQTQVSVRREVFDHAMKLPLHQVYDLKSGGVASLIREDAGGVADLIFSMIYNPWRAIVQFVGSLVILMLVDWKLMLGGLMLLPIVWVTHRTWINRIRPLYRDVRKQRQRIDSGATETFGGIRVVRTFSRNRSESSRYVREGDFLVRQQLFTWWWTRIIETIWEVVIPLASTGLLVYGGYQILQGDLTLGDLMMFLVYLTMLLGPLATLAGSAVGFQNNLAGLDRVLDVLEIHQELPTRADAITLPPIVPAAMTFRDVSFSYPGSDTLVLEDINLEVRPGETIALVGRSGAGKTTLTNLIARFYDPTAGSIAIDGTDLRDIELSSYRRLLGIVEQDVFLFDGTIAENIAYARRRVTDDQLVAAATAAAADGFIRSLPDGYDTMIGERGVKLSGGQRQRLAIARAILADPQILILDEATSNLDSESEQLIQASLIDLLAGRTAFVIAHRLSTIRNADRIVVLEDGRIVESGSHDELLAGDGHYQRMVSLQTDDFLDRDDRAAVNYATNKP, encoded by the coding sequence ATGCCTGTGCAGCCCAGCCGAAAGCGATTCGCTGAATACCGCGACCAGATTCGGCAACGATACAAAAGCGGTGCTGCCGTACCGTCGCACCCCCACCGACCGGACCGATCGGCCAAAAAGTTGGGAGAACGCGAACGCAAGTTTGCCGAATTGTTCGGTGAATTCATTCGGCTGACGCGCGGCCATCGGTCTTCCATCGTCGGGGCACTGGTCCTGCTGACCATCGGCATTGCGTTGCGTTTGCTGCCCCCGCTGGGTACGAAATTGGCAATCGATTCGGCGCTGACCAATCCCCCCCAGCCCTTGCCGTCATGGCTGGCCGATTCCATTCCGTCGTGGGTCAACAACGACGGCGTCCCGGTCGATCGTCTGGGATTATTGATCGGTGTGGCCGTTGCCGTCACGGTCATCACGATGGTCGCGACGGTCGTTCATTTGACCAGCCGATGGATGGCCACCAAAGCTGTCAATCAGACCCAAGTGTCGGTTCGGCGAGAAGTTTTTGACCATGCAATGAAATTGCCGCTGCATCAAGTTTACGACCTGAAAAGCGGCGGTGTTGCCAGCCTGATCCGCGAAGACGCCGGCGGGGTTGCCGATCTGATCTTCAGCATGATCTACAACCCGTGGCGTGCGATCGTCCAGTTCGTCGGCAGTCTGGTCATTTTGATGCTGGTGGACTGGAAACTGATGTTGGGCGGATTGATGCTATTGCCGATCGTCTGGGTGACGCACCGGACTTGGATCAACCGCATCCGCCCCCTGTACCGCGACGTCCGCAAACAGCGTCAACGGATCGACAGCGGGGCGACCGAAACCTTTGGCGGGATCCGAGTCGTTCGGACGTTTTCACGCAATCGCAGTGAATCGTCGCGTTACGTTCGCGAAGGCGACTTTTTGGTCCGCCAACAGCTTTTCACATGGTGGTGGACCCGGATCATCGAAACGATTTGGGAGGTGGTCATTCCGCTGGCCAGTACCGGCTTGCTGGTTTACGGCGGCTACCAGATTTTGCAAGGCGATTTAACGCTGGGCGACCTGATGATGTTCTTGGTTTATCTAACCATGCTGTTGGGGCCCTTGGCGACATTGGCCGGCAGCGCGGTCGGCTTCCAAAACAATCTGGCGGGCTTGGATCGCGTCTTGGATGTATTGGAGATTCATCAAGAGTTACCGACGCGGGCCGATGCGATCACGTTGCCTCCGATCGTCCCGGCCGCGATGACGTTTCGCGACGTCAGCTTTTCCTATCCGGGTTCAGACACGTTGGTGCTGGAAGACATCAACCTGGAAGTTCGGCCGGGGGAAACGATCGCGTTGGTCGGACGCAGCGGGGCAGGGAAGACCACGCTGACAAATTTGATCGCCCGCTTTTATGATCCCACCGCCGGAAGCATTGCGATCGATGGAACGGACCTGCGTGACATCGAACTTTCCAGCTATCGACGTTTGCTGGGGATCGTTGAACAGGACGTGTTCCTATTCGACGGAACGATCGCTGAAAACATTGCGTACGCACGGCGGCGTGTCACCGATGACCAATTGGTGGCGGCGGCAACCGCGGCGGCGGCAGACGGATTCATCCGTTCGCTTCCCGATGGCTACGACACCATGATTGGCGAACGTGGGGTCAAGCTTTCCGGCGGACAGCGGCAACGGCTGGCGATCGCCCGCGCGATCTTGGCTGATCCACAGATCTTGATTCTGGACGAAGCCACCAGCAATCTGGATAGTGAAAGCGAACAATTGATCCAAGCCAGCTTGATCGATCTGTTGGCCGGACGCACCGCGTTTGTGATCGCCCACCGGCTGAGCACCATTCGCAATGCCGATCGCATCGTGGTCCTGGAAGACGGCCGGATTGTCGAATCCGGAAGCCATGACGAATTGCTGGCTGGTGACGGGCATTATCAGCGAATGGTCAGCTTGCAGACGGATGATTTTCTGGATCGTGACGACCGAGCCGCCGTGAATTACGCTACAAACAAACCCTAG
- a CDS encoding outer membrane protein assembly factor BamB family protein, producing MSLVLVLVAGTVSADWPQWRGPNRDGHADDGQYLQQWPDGGPTMVWQNDQLGIGYSSPAIVGDRIYTMGSRNGQCHLHCLSAADGSVVWSTPFCRAGTGDDYLDGWGGGPRGTPTVDGDQIFVVSDIGVVAAFDLTGQLQWKVDMVEQFGGEIPKWGYSESPLVDGDKVLVTPGLRMFIVGLDRKTGDVTWTTKGIEEPAQYVSIVKGELDGKPYYVTAVKAGLIGIDANTGRQIFMEPATGNQTAVIPTAVIDGSLIYHTSDYNAGNQLIELSSDGDRLTAEVLYAESAKSMQNHHGGVVLVDGVIYGCSRTNRGEWMAQDHRSGEVLWTQLARPNQSGSIAFADGRLYCYGDKDGIVRLVVPNREGFQQVGELKLPKTFEGNRGSNNRGAIWSHPVVADGMLFIRDQNLMFAFDIAR from the coding sequence TTGTCGCTTGTCCTTGTGCTGGTCGCCGGAACCGTATCGGCGGACTGGCCACAGTGGCGTGGCCCCAACCGTGACGGTCATGCCGATGATGGCCAATACCTGCAACAGTGGCCCGACGGCGGGCCGACCATGGTTTGGCAGAACGACCAATTGGGAATTGGTTATTCGTCTCCCGCGATTGTCGGCGACCGCATTTACACGATGGGCAGTCGGAACGGTCAGTGTCATTTGCACTGTCTCAGTGCCGCGGACGGATCGGTGGTTTGGAGCACGCCGTTTTGCCGCGCCGGCACCGGCGACGACTACCTGGACGGCTGGGGCGGCGGCCCGCGTGGAACCCCCACCGTCGATGGCGATCAAATCTTTGTCGTCAGCGACATCGGCGTCGTCGCGGCCTTTGATCTGACCGGACAACTGCAATGGAAAGTCGACATGGTCGAACAGTTCGGCGGTGAGATTCCCAAATGGGGTTACAGTGAATCACCGCTGGTCGATGGCGACAAAGTCCTTGTCACCCCCGGTCTTCGAATGTTTATCGTCGGTTTGGATCGCAAGACCGGCGATGTCACCTGGACCACCAAGGGCATCGAAGAACCCGCCCAGTACGTATCGATCGTCAAAGGCGAACTGGATGGAAAGCCGTACTATGTGACCGCGGTCAAAGCCGGCTTGATTGGTATCGATGCCAATACCGGTCGCCAGATTTTCATGGAACCGGCAACCGGAAACCAAACGGCCGTGATTCCCACCGCGGTGATCGACGGATCGCTGATCTATCACACCAGCGACTACAACGCGGGCAATCAATTGATCGAATTGTCCAGTGACGGCGATCGCTTGACCGCTGAGGTGCTGTACGCCGAATCGGCAAAGTCGATGCAGAATCATCACGGCGGCGTCGTCCTGGTCGACGGTGTGATCTATGGCTGTTCGCGGACCAACCGTGGCGAATGGATGGCCCAGGACCACCGCAGCGGCGAGGTGCTGTGGACCCAATTGGCGCGGCCCAACCAAAGCGGATCAATCGCTTTTGCCGACGGGCGACTGTATTGCTACGGCGATAAAGATGGCATCGTCCGTTTGGTCGTGCCCAACCGCGAAGGCTTTCAGCAGGTCGGCGAGCTGAAATTGCCGAAAACGTTCGAAGGTAATCGAGGCAGCAACAATCGTGGCGCGATTTGGTCCCATCCTGTAGTCGCAGATGGAATGCTTTTCATTCGCGACCAGAACTTGATGTTTGCGTTCGACATCGCCCGCTGA
- a CDS encoding prenyltransferase/squalene oxidase repeat-containing protein: MGAGRVTAAASDNPRWSEAINKGLEYLRKTQSSRGLWNTQIYPTALAALAGTAMIASGSTTTQGLFSKEIALASDFIISKSRENGLIGDPLTDPRYTYGHGFSMLFLSQVLGEEGLLDRREEIVDVLTRAVKFSAFAQTAAGGWGYVSAREGNDFDEGSTTITQVQGLRGCRNAGIPVSGEVIDKAKQYIYGCKNEDGGISYSSRQRGSSRPAITAAALAALYNAGDYDSEHVPEMLAYSKKQLHDISDGARAFGHWHYTYLYYSQVVYRQGDDLWKPFRTRLYDRIAGTQRPDGSWEGQIHPVYVTACNLIMLQLDNGFLPIYQR, encoded by the coding sequence ATGGGGGCCGGTCGGGTGACCGCGGCCGCATCGGACAATCCACGCTGGTCCGAAGCGATCAACAAGGGGCTGGAATACCTTCGCAAGACGCAGTCGTCACGCGGGCTGTGGAACACCCAGATCTATCCCACGGCGCTCGCCGCGCTAGCGGGTACCGCGATGATCGCCAGCGGCAGCACGACGACCCAGGGTTTGTTTTCCAAAGAGATCGCTTTGGCGTCGGACTTCATCATCAGCAAGTCACGCGAAAACGGATTGATCGGCGACCCGCTGACCGACCCGCGGTACACGTACGGTCATGGGTTTTCAATGCTGTTCTTGTCCCAGGTTTTGGGCGAAGAAGGCTTGTTGGACCGACGCGAAGAAATTGTCGACGTGCTGACACGTGCGGTGAAGTTCAGCGCGTTTGCCCAAACCGCCGCGGGCGGCTGGGGCTACGTTTCCGCTCGCGAAGGAAACGATTTTGACGAAGGCAGCACGACCATCACCCAGGTTCAAGGTCTACGTGGTTGTCGAAACGCCGGCATTCCCGTCAGTGGCGAAGTGATCGACAAAGCCAAACAGTACATTTATGGCTGTAAGAACGAAGACGGCGGCATCAGCTATAGCAGTCGCCAACGGGGCAGCAGCCGTCCGGCCATCACCGCAGCCGCTTTGGCGGCACTCTATAACGCCGGCGACTACGACAGCGAACACGTTCCCGAAATGCTGGCGTACAGCAAGAAACAGCTGCACGACATCAGCGACGGGGCCCGTGCGTTTGGTCACTGGCACTACACGTACCTTTACTACAGCCAAGTCGTCTATCGTCAGGGCGACGATTTATGGAAACCGTTCCGCACTCGGCTTTATGATCGCATCGCCGGCACACAGCGACCGGATGGATCCTGGGAAGGCCAAATCCATCCGGTTTATGTCACCGCGTGCAACCTGATCATGTTGCAACTGGACAACGGGTTTCTGCCCATCTACCAGCGTTGA
- the mutM gene encoding bifunctional DNA-formamidopyrimidine glycosylase/DNA-(apurinic or apyrimidinic site) lyase: MPELPEVETMRRGVMEAVGRRVESVTVPPCSCRPIAMSPSDRQLDRRMKGRRIDDVDRRGKRLVIVLDNQDRLVIEPRMTGILLVADPPDVDHLRLQIDLSGDGVNRLWFWDRRGLGTVTLYREREYQVAIDQRLGVDALQISTEQLRQKLSSSRRCIKVALLDQSAVAGIGNLYAAEILFAAGVDPRTRCDRLTGPQWRRIHEQIRVILEDAIRHEGSTLSDGTYRNALNDPGGYQNCHRVYDRAGQVCRRCGDGQIRRIVQAQRSTFFCPRCQRRSGLHSTLREDFHSHDRSASLR, translated from the coding sequence ATGCCCGAGTTACCCGAAGTCGAAACGATGCGTCGCGGCGTCATGGAAGCTGTCGGTCGCCGCGTTGAATCGGTGACGGTTCCCCCGTGTTCCTGCCGGCCGATCGCAATGTCCCCGTCGGATCGCCAACTGGATCGGCGGATGAAGGGGCGACGCATCGACGACGTTGATCGTCGCGGTAAACGGTTGGTCATCGTGTTGGACAATCAGGACCGCCTGGTGATCGAACCCCGCATGACCGGGATTCTGTTGGTCGCGGACCCGCCCGATGTCGATCATTTGCGGTTGCAAATCGATTTGTCGGGTGATGGCGTGAATCGGCTTTGGTTTTGGGATCGACGGGGGCTGGGAACGGTGACGCTGTATCGCGAACGCGAATACCAGGTTGCGATCGACCAACGGTTGGGGGTCGATGCGTTGCAGATCAGTACCGAACAGCTTCGCCAAAAACTTTCGTCTAGTCGCCGATGCATCAAAGTGGCGTTGTTGGACCAAAGTGCGGTGGCCGGGATCGGCAATTTGTACGCAGCGGAGATTTTGTTTGCCGCCGGGGTGGATCCGCGGACCCGCTGCGATCGGCTGACCGGCCCCCAGTGGCGACGGATTCACGAACAGATCCGCGTCATCCTGGAAGATGCCATTCGGCATGAAGGCAGCACCCTGTCCGACGGCACGTATCGCAATGCGCTGAATGATCCCGGTGGGTACCAGAATTGCCACCGTGTTTACGACCGGGCCGGGCAAGTCTGTCGACGGTGCGGTGACGGACAGATTCGCCGTATCGTCCAGGCCCAACGCAGCACGTTTTTTTGTCCCCGGTGTCAAAGGCGGTCGGGCCTCCATTCCACCCTTCGCGAAGATTTCCATTCGCACGATCGGTCGGCATCGTTACGCTAG
- a CDS encoding DUF429 domain-containing protein yields MVNAIDPAAPLIMPWISTVYGVDFSGAAESGKTAWCATLDVQGGSDVLRLVDLKPLGKWAGCDSRDAVCGELVRRIQDSHEAYWAIDFPFGLPVELKLGGWDEQLQHVAAFDGDAKQYGRKLVAITQQYAHQMHVRRRTDTETKTPFDCYHYRIIYQTFHGMRDVLRPLSTDADTAILPFTYDRFSAARRIIAEACPSSSLKRWELPYQRYKQSAGRPPGREHRKVRRRILAELSQWVELSDYRKRILLSDPGGDALDAVIAGVGSWQTLRLIDHQAIATDDRYPLEGFVYA; encoded by the coding sequence TTGGTCAACGCGATCGATCCGGCCGCGCCTCTGATCATGCCATGGATTTCCACCGTCTATGGCGTGGATTTCAGCGGGGCGGCCGAATCCGGGAAAACCGCTTGGTGCGCCACGCTGGACGTCCAGGGGGGATCGGACGTCCTTCGGTTGGTCGATTTGAAACCATTGGGGAAATGGGCCGGCTGTGATAGTCGAGACGCGGTGTGCGGTGAACTGGTTCGTCGAATCCAGGACAGCCACGAAGCCTACTGGGCAATTGATTTTCCATTCGGGTTGCCCGTCGAACTGAAATTGGGCGGCTGGGACGAACAACTGCAACACGTGGCTGCATTCGACGGCGACGCGAAACAGTACGGCCGAAAACTGGTGGCCATCACCCAGCAATACGCCCACCAGATGCACGTGCGCCGACGTACCGACACCGAAACCAAGACACCGTTTGATTGTTACCACTACCGGATCATCTACCAGACGTTCCACGGAATGCGCGATGTGTTGCGTCCGTTGTCGACCGACGCCGATACGGCGATCTTGCCGTTCACGTACGATCGTTTTTCCGCGGCGCGGCGGATCATCGCCGAAGCCTGTCCGTCGTCGTCGCTGAAACGTTGGGAATTGCCGTACCAACGATACAAGCAATCCGCCGGTCGTCCGCCCGGTCGGGAACACCGTAAAGTCCGCCGTCGAATCCTGGCAGAATTGTCCCAGTGGGTCGAACTGTCGGATTACCGCAAGCGAATCTTATTGAGCGATCCTGGCGGCGACGCACTTGATGCGGTGATCGCCGGTGTGGGCAGTTGGCAAACGCTGCGGTTGATCGATCACCAGGCCATCGCAACCGACGATCGCTATCCGTTGGAAGGCTTCGTTTACGCTTGA